The following are from one region of the Poecilia reticulata strain Guanapo linkage group LG7, Guppy_female_1.0+MT, whole genome shotgun sequence genome:
- the vma22 gene encoding coiled-coil domain-containing protein 115, which yields MGVLREEESCLLLDEKLLYFMDQLELLEEKRKTLNSLIEQGWFSISKARYSMGNKQVSALQFANEMEPLVSVHVRTLENDVVEFCAERLSPKCNDKFVKEPTPIEDIGPQEEGIRRRKTTKSDPAEKKTSEDKSSEKCPEVNPGRKRDHNPQQDPLKWFGILVPQSLKQAQSSFKQVIELSAEIAALQIVVLNARQELKRDLRNNDGSTGPEANTSAGLNEKEAVVPSANESS from the exons ATGGGTGTATTGAGAGAAGAAGAATCTTGTCTTTTGTTGGATgaaaagctgctttattttatgGATCAGCTCGAGTTACTGGAGGAGAAACGAAAGACTCTGAACTCACTCATCGAGCAG GGGTGGTTCTCCATAAGCAAGGCCCGTTATTCTATGGGAAACAAGCAGGTTTCTGCTCTTCAGTTTGCAAACGAGATGGAGCCACTGGTTTCTGTGCACGTTAG AACCTTGGAGAATGATGTGGTAGAATTTTGCGCAGAAAGATTGTCACCAAAATGCAATGACAAATTTGTAAAAGAACCAACCCCAATAGAGGATATTGGACCTCAAGAAGAAG gCATCAGAcgaagaaaaactacaaaaagtgatccagcagaaaaaaagacaagtgaaGATAAAAGCAGTGAAAAATGTCCTGAGGTAAACCCAGGCAGGAAAAGAGACCATAATCCTCAGCAAGACCCACTAAAGTGGTTTGGGATTTTGGTGCCGCAGTCTCTGAAACAAGCACAGTCGTCGTTCAAACAAG TCATAGAGCTTTCAGCGGAGATTGCAGCTCTCCAGATCGTGGTTTTAAATGCCAGACAGGAGCTGAAGCGCGACTTGAGAAACAATGACGGCTCGACTGGTCCTGAAGCAAACACCTCTGCTGGATTAAATGAGAAGGAAGCGGTTGTTCCTTCAGCAAATGAGAGTTCGTAG
- the ebp gene encoding 3-beta-hydroxysteroid-Delta(8),Delta(7)-isomerase isoform X1: MLPSLQTFLQKQCGWSITLLASLIMDASSAKATHPFWPRDLVIPSYVDNNRSMSEILVFLFSVSGAFLLVTWLIAGRLGTWRRLAVCWFAVCGFIHSVIEGWFCLYYDILPGDQSFLSQLWKEYSKGDSRYVIADNFTVCMETVTAAFWGPFSFWTVYSFLATKSYRFVLQLIISLGQLYGAVLYFFTEHRDGYVHSEFGHPIYFWFYFIFMNFLWIVIPLVLIVDAWRQLSAAQSLSDSSKTQKVKRK; encoded by the exons ATGTTACCCAGTCTTCAGACGTTCTTACAAAAACAGTGTGGCTGGTCCATAACATTGTTAGCATCTCTG ATAATGGATGCCTCCTCAGCAAAAGCAACTCATCCTTTCTGGCCCCGGGACTTGGTGATCCCCTCCTATGTGGATAATAATCGGTCCATGTCAGAGATTCTGGTGTTCCTCTTCTCTGTCTCTGGGGCTTTTCTACTTGTAACCTGGCTGATCGCTGGCAGGCTGGGAACATGGAGGCGTCTGGCCGTCTGCTGGTTTGCCGTGTGTGGATTCATCCATAGCGTTATTGAGGGATGGTTTTGTCTTTATTACGACATTTTACCAGGGGATCAGAGCTTCCTATCACAACTGT GGAAGGAGTACTCCAAAGGGGACAGTAGATATGTTAT AGCTGATAACTTCACTGTTTGTATGGAGACCGTGACCGCTGCCTTCTGGGGTCCGTTCAGTTTTTGGACCGTTTATTCCTTTTTAGCTACCAAGTCCtacagatttgttttgcagctgaTCATTTCACTCG GTCAGCTATACGGAGCAGTGCTGTACTTCTTCACAGAGCACAGAGATGGTTATGTTCACAGCGAGTTCGGACATCCAATCTACTTCTGGTTCTACTTTATCTTCATGAATTTTCTGTGGATCGTCATTCCTCTGGTGCTCATTGTGGATGCGTGGAGACAGTTATCAGCAGCCCAGTCGCTTTCAGACAGCTCAAAGACACAGAAGGTTAAAAGGAAGTAA
- the ebp gene encoding 3-beta-hydroxysteroid-Delta(8),Delta(7)-isomerase isoform X2: MDASSAKATHPFWPRDLVIPSYVDNNRSMSEILVFLFSVSGAFLLVTWLIAGRLGTWRRLAVCWFAVCGFIHSVIEGWFCLYYDILPGDQSFLSQLWKEYSKGDSRYVIADNFTVCMETVTAAFWGPFSFWTVYSFLATKSYRFVLQLIISLGQLYGAVLYFFTEHRDGYVHSEFGHPIYFWFYFIFMNFLWIVIPLVLIVDAWRQLSAAQSLSDSSKTQKVKRK; encoded by the exons ATGGATGCCTCCTCAGCAAAAGCAACTCATCCTTTCTGGCCCCGGGACTTGGTGATCCCCTCCTATGTGGATAATAATCGGTCCATGTCAGAGATTCTGGTGTTCCTCTTCTCTGTCTCTGGGGCTTTTCTACTTGTAACCTGGCTGATCGCTGGCAGGCTGGGAACATGGAGGCGTCTGGCCGTCTGCTGGTTTGCCGTGTGTGGATTCATCCATAGCGTTATTGAGGGATGGTTTTGTCTTTATTACGACATTTTACCAGGGGATCAGAGCTTCCTATCACAACTGT GGAAGGAGTACTCCAAAGGGGACAGTAGATATGTTAT AGCTGATAACTTCACTGTTTGTATGGAGACCGTGACCGCTGCCTTCTGGGGTCCGTTCAGTTTTTGGACCGTTTATTCCTTTTTAGCTACCAAGTCCtacagatttgttttgcagctgaTCATTTCACTCG GTCAGCTATACGGAGCAGTGCTGTACTTCTTCACAGAGCACAGAGATGGTTATGTTCACAGCGAGTTCGGACATCCAATCTACTTCTGGTTCTACTTTATCTTCATGAATTTTCTGTGGATCGTCATTCCTCTGGTGCTCATTGTGGATGCGTGGAGACAGTTATCAGCAGCCCAGTCGCTTTCAGACAGCTCAAAGACACAGAAGGTTAAAAGGAAGTAA
- the fkbpl gene encoding FK506-binding protein-like has protein sequence MEPVDMTEMQPDKQEAVDVASWVSVCPGGLWRVQRNETHEWTQQISSNTADDASCLTNHCPKPGSLCRVKVQLKAQTDDSDGPPSTKENEKMAAIAATDLVPAPILRRQDAVLQVPLGDWTTLRLGEGQCDITEACLEGMRAGEKCEIQLAPIGTGPEASLHQYGDLPLIATVELQAFTPGKESWEMTPTERWEWVKSHKERGGGRFRSGDIWGATDSYSRALKLLIPLCGLVGEVEDTNCLEETHQLPSSDQLKIKKAELHSNLSLCQLKLNQPQRARDSAAKATQLEPGASKAWYRLGQACQKLNELDEAKEAFKKLLEIQPDLPAAVKALKEITSREKERNVQLGLRLSKMFS, from the exons ATGGAGCCTGTTGACATGACAGAAATGCAGCCTGATAAACAAGAAGCTGTTGATGTCGCCTCGTGGGTTTCTGTCTGTCCTGGAGGCCTCTGGAGGGTTCAGCGAAATGAGACGCATGAGTGGACTCAACAAATCTCTTCCAATACAGCAGATGATGCAT CTTGTCTAACTAATCACTGTCCGAAGCCGGGCTCACTGTGTCGCGTCAAAGTGCAGCTCAAAGCTCAGACCGATGACTCCGATGGACCTCCAtctacaaaagaaaatgagaagatGGCAGCCATTGCTGCTACAGATTTAGTGCCAGCTCCAATTCTGCGGCGTCAGGATGCTGTGCTGCAGGTGCCGCTGGGTGACTGGACAACGCTGAGGCTGGGGGAGGGTCAGTGCGATATCACTGAGGCTTGTTTGGAGGGGATGAGAGCAGGGGAGAAATGTGAG ATACAACTTGCTCCCATTGGAACCGGACCAGAAGCCTCTCTTCACCAGTATGGAGACCTTCCTCTCATTGCCACTGTGGAGCTCCAAGCGTTCACTCCAGGAAAGGAATCCTGGGAGATGACCCCCACTGAAAGATGGGAGTGGGTGAAATCGCACAAGGAGAGAGGTGGCGGTAGATTCAGGAGCGGGGACATATGGGGAGCAACGGACAGCTACAGCCGGGCCCTCAAGCTCCTCATCCCCCTTTGTGGCCTCGTTGGAGAGGTGGAAGACACAAACTGTTTGGAAGAAACACATCAGCTCCCTTCATCTGATCAGCTTAAAATCAAGAAAGCTGAGCTTCACTCCAACTTGTCTCTGTGCCAGCTGAAATTAAACCAACCACAGCGAGCCAGGGACAGTGCTGCTAAAGCGACTCAGCTCGAACCTGGCGCCTCCAAGGCCTGGTACCGCCTGGGCCAGGCGTGCCAGAAGTTGAACGAGCTGGATGAGGCCAAAGAGGCATTTAAGAAACTGCTGGAAATCCAGCCGGACCTGCCTGCTGCTGTGAAGGCGCTCAAAGAGATAACGAGtagagaaaaggagagaaatgtTCAGCTGGGATTGAGACTCAGTAAAATGTTTAGCTAA